A window from Triticum aestivum cultivar Chinese Spring chromosome 6D, IWGSC CS RefSeq v2.1, whole genome shotgun sequence encodes these proteins:
- the LOC123141672 gene encoding protein NRT1/ PTR FAMILY 8.3 → MDAMERGEHAPLLPESHGPKVQDDDSLKVPLLLVPKKRGGSKAPAVILLFECLESTAFNGISTNLVVYLETVLHSTNLASASNVATWFGTSYLTPVFGAIIADSFWGNYNTILVSLAVYLLGMMLVTFSAFVPTTTGTWGLSSQSVAFVGLYLVAIGCGGVRSSLLPFGAEQFDDDSAADREGKASFFSWFYLCVSFGPIISGVFLVWIQQNISWGLGFGIATACIALAFAAFVLATPMYKRRMPAGTPLKSLCQVVTAACKKISIKVPAEAGHLYEVSDKIDSPQPRIAHTSDFKFLDKAAIVTESDMEERPEAAISWKLCTVTQVEELKILLRLLPVWITSVIVSSAYSQMNTTFVQQGSAMEMTILSVPVPAASLVSFEVTCVLTWVLLYNKVIVPALRSFSSSGDGEPSQLQRMGAGRLLMALTMAVAALVEMKRLDSAARGEEISIAWQLPQYFFLAGGEVFCYIAQLEFFFGEAPDTMKSMCTSLALLTIALGSYMSSFIYAIVEAFTATGDSPGWISDDLNKGHLDYFFWAMAAMCTLNFVVYSGIVKNYRLKTVIS, encoded by the exons ATGGACGCCATGGAGAGAGGCGAGCACGCGCCGCTCCTGCCTGAG AGTCATGGCCCAAAGGTTCAAGACGATGACAGCCTGAAGGTGCCACTTCTTCTCGTCCCTAAGAAGCGGGGCGGCAGCAAGGCGCCGGCAGTAATTCTAT TGTTCGAGTGCCTGGAGAGCACGGCGTTCAATGGCATCTCCACCAACCTGGTGGTGTACCTGGAGACCGTCCTCCACAGCACCAACCTCGCCAGCGCCTCCAACGTCGCCACCTGGTTCGGCACCAGCTACCTCACCCCCGTCTTCGGCGCCATCATCGCCGACTCCTTCTGGGGCAACTACAACACCATCCTCGTCTCCCTCGCAGTCTACCTTCTCGGCATGATGCTCGTCACCTTCTCCGCGTTCGTGCCCACCACCACGGGcacgtgggggctgagctcgcagAGCGTGGCTTTCGTGGGGCTGTACCTCGTGGCGATCGGGTGCGGCGGGGTGCGCTCGTCGCTGCTGCCGTTCGGAGCGGAGCAGTTCGACGACGACAGCGCGGCGGACCGGGAGGGCAAGGCGTCCTTCTTCAGCTGGTTCTACCTCTGCGTGAGCTTCGGCCCCATCATCTCCGGTGTGTTCCTCGTCTGGATCCAGCAGAACATCAGCTGGGGCCTCGGCTTCGGCATCGCCACGGCCTGCATCGCGCTCGCCTTCGCCGCCTTCGTGCTCGCCACGCCCATGTACAAGCGCCGCATGCCCGCAGGCACGCCGCTCAAGAGCCTCTGCCAGGTCGTCACCGCCGCGTGCAAGAAAATCAGCATCAAGGTGCCCGCCGAAGCCGGACACCTCTACGAGGTCAGCGACAAGATCGATTCGCCCCAGCCAAGGATCGCGCACACCAGCGACTTCAAGTTCCTCGACAAGGCGGCCATCGTCACGGAGTCGGACATGGAGGAGAGGCCGGAGGCGGCGATCTCGTGGAAGCTCTGCACCGTGACTCAGGTGGAGGAGCTCAAGATCCTTCTGCGGCTGCTGCCCGTCTGGATCACCAGCGTCATCGTGTCATCGGCCTACTCGCAGATGAACACCACGTTCGTGCAGCAGGGCAGTGCCATGGAAATGACCATCCTGTCGGTGCCGGTGCCCGCGGCGTCGCTGGTCTCGTTCGAGGTGACATGCGTCCTGACATGGGTGCTCCTCTACAACAAGGTGATCGTGCCAGCGTTGAGGAGCTTCTCCTCGAGCGGCGACGGCGAGCCGTCACAGCTGCAGCGGATGGGCGCGGGGAGGCTCCTAATGGCGCTCACcatggcggtggcggcgctcgTGGAAATGAAGCGGCTCGACAGCGCGGCGCGCGGGGAGGAGATCAGCATCGCGTGGCAGCTGCCGCAGTACTTCTTCCTGGCCGGCGGAGAGGTGTTCTGCTACATCGCGCAGCTGGAGTTCTTCTTCGGCGAGGCGCCGGACACCATGAAAAGCATGTGCACGTCGCTCGCTCTGCTCACCATCGCGCTGGGGAGCTACATGAGCTCCTTCATCTACGCCATCGTGGAGGCCTTCACGGCGACGGGAGACAGCCCCGGGTGGATCTCCGACGACCTCAACAAGGGCCACCTCGACTACTTCTTCTGGGCCATGGCTGCAATGTGCACGCTCAACTTCGTCGTGTACAGCGGCATCGTCAAGAACTACAGGCTCAAGACAGTCATCTCGTGA